A segment of the Leptospiraceae bacterium genome:
TTTTTTGATAATTTTGCTGCACCTCCATTTCCTATTTCTATAACTTTGTCCCCGCTAGTAATGCTTAATTTAGTTAATTCTGAATCAAGACCGTCTTCTCTAGATGTCGAAATAGAACCGTAATCAAAATTAATATTCAGATTTTTATCTGATAAATCTACATAGATCATACTATTGTCAGACAATCGTAGACTTGTTCCATCTTTGAGAGTTAAAACTGCATCTGAATAATCTAAGGTTCGAATAGTATCTTTATTAGCCACAGGAGAATGATTTTCTACTTCATCCCACACTACACTCGAATCGATTTTTCTATGTACGGTTCTCTCTTTAAATGTAATTTCTCCAATTTGAGGATTATTCCCTATACCCCCTCTTCTTTGAAAATCTATAATAAGAAGTATAGAAAAAAATATACTTATAAAAAATAAAATTCCAATAGTAATGATTGAATCTTTTGATGGACGACGCATTATATTATTTATGTTTTCGGGTAAATACTCCGTCCCAAGTTTCTCCCGGAGACGAAGTTTTATAATAGGAACACCTTTCAATTAGGAGTTCAACTGCCTTATCTTTTTTTCCTTTTGCCTTTTCCGAATCTTTAAAAGATTGAATCGCCTTATCCCAATCCTGATTCAAATACAAAGCAAACGCATGTTGATAAATTTCCGATGACTCAACTAATGAACTAGTTATCTCTGATTTTTTACCAATTAATTCAAATAGTTTTACAGGTTCATTTTTTCCCTTTACTCGAACCATGTCTAATCCACGAGTAAATAACTCATGTGAAACTTCTTTATTCATACTCTCTGAGATTAAAATATTTACACCGTAATCTTTTCCTGCAGCTTCCAATCTTGCCGCCAAATTCACAGTATCCCCCATCATTGTATAAGAAGCAAGTGCGTCAGTTCCCATAAATCCTACTTTGGCAAGCCCTACATTTAGCCCAATTCGCACGTCCATTTCTTGTGCTTCCTTGGAATACAAATTATTTTTCACCCAATATTCACGCAAATCATTCAGTTTAGTAATCATCTCTATAGAGGCTATTCCTGCTGCAAGTGGATGATCAGCGACGTCCACCGGTGCGTTAAAAATACCGACTATCGCATCCCCAATGTATTTATCTAAAACTCCATTGTACTTTTTCAAAATCAAAGTCATAGCGGAAAGATATTCATTTAACAATGCTGCAAGATCAACAGAACTTAGCTGTTCACTAATAGTAGAAAATCCAGCTACATCTGAGAAAAAAGCTGTAATCTGCTTTTCTGATCCGCGTTTTAAAGCTTCCATATCCTTCATGGCTTCCTTTACAACGTCTGGATCTATCATATTTCCTAGAATATTTTTTACTTTTTCCCTTTCTTCGAGACCTTCCCCCATAGTTACGAAGTATTCAGTCAATAGTCCAACTTCATCTTTCGTACTTGGTTTAATAGATACTCTAAAATTACCTTTTGCAATTTCAACTGTAGCGGATAATAATAATAATATTGGATTGGAAATAGTTTTTGCCAAAATAAAAACTACGATCAAAGCAAGACTCATTCCAATCATCATTATATAAAAGTTTCTTCTTTGGATGTTGTAAACAGACTCCATCGCTTTTTCTTCTTCAACAATAGAAATTACACCACTGTTAGCAAATCCAATCTTTTGATAAGCACCAATGTATTTTTTATTTTCAGCTCCGACGTATGTTTTTTTTCCATTTGCTACGTTACTCTTTAACATTTGGTCAACGATTTGTAACTCACTGAAATTAGAAGAAGTAAAAAGAACTTTTGGATCGTCATGCGCAATTACAAGTCCATCTCCATTCGAAAGGAATACTTCCGTTATCCCCGATTTTTTAAAAGCAGATTGTATTTTCTCTAATTTTATAATTGCTACAATTATATCCTTATTATCCGCATCCGTCTGAGGAAAACTAAGTGCAAAAACTGGTTCTTTTGCGCCGGGACTTGCATTGTAAAGAATTGGTTCTCCCTCGAAAGATCTTGCAAACACAGTTTTATTTAAACTGATAATAGATTCTAAATCTTCTTTGTTGAGTTGGTATTCATTTAAATACTCATTATTTATAATTAATTTGGATGGAATTAGTTTATCGTTTTCTGTTCGATATAAACCTAATAATAAAAAGTCGGGATCATTTTTAAAGAATAAATTTATGTATTTCTGAGGATTAGAGTCAGATTGAAGAATTACAATCATCTGAGTAGCTTTATCAATAATAGCGCTTATATCAGTTTTAACTTTAGATCCAATCACTCGAACATTTTGTAGGTTCATATCATCAATTCGGCTTTCAGTCTCCTGACGAAAAAATTGCGTAGCTAATACAATAATGATAGTAATTGTAAAAATGAACAAAATAGAAATTATTCCCATTAACTTAAGTTGAATTGTAATTCCTTTCGGTTTATCAATCACCTTTGGTTTGTTTGAATTAATGGAATTGTTATCTTCTGACAATTTTTTGAACAACTTCACACTCCTGAAAATTAAAGTCGTATAGTAATCAAAGTCTTTTATATTATCAACTAAAAAAACATTGATAAAATAAAAGTTGTAACTCATTTATTCAAAAGTAGCCCATTCTATAGAGGTTTTCAATAATGAAAGTCTGTTATAAATAGGATTTTCTAAATACTCTATTGCGAAATAATGGTCTCAAAATCTTTTAGGAGAGGAATAAATTTGAAAATAAATATTAAATTAATTATCATATGTTTAATTGTATCCATAAACACTATGATTTTTGCCGAGGAAGAATCCAGCAGTAGTCCAAACCAATCACAATCGGGATTAGTCATAAAGGGCGGCCTTTGGGGATTAGGCGGGAAAGCCACAACAGAATTAGAAAATAGGTATTTTACTGATGACCTACTTTCTGGATTTGGTTTTGGACAATACAATACAGCATGGAGCAGTCCAAATAGATTTTATCTTTTGAATCCAATTGGAATTGATTATTATAAAACTGGTATCGGTCCAGGTTCCTTACTTTTTGGAGCAGAAATGAGAGGATTTCCGGGACTCGGTTTCACTGGATACACACCTCAATATGATTTTATAAGTGTAAGTCGTGGAACAGTCGGTATTCATACTGCGGATTTAAAACTTAAAAATCTAGATTTAAATCTTGGATACCAAATGGCATTCGGTAATTTTTTGGTTACTCCCAAATTTCAGTTGCGTAACTTTAGCACAGATTTAAAGGAGTCTGCTACTTATTTGTCCGGAGGTTCTTTTGGAATCAGAGAATCATACTATAGAAATAATACTTGGGCAGGGTTTATTGGTGTAAATTTATTATTCAACATCAATGAAGCTTCCTCTGTGTATTTTGAATTTGCTATGGATTCGCCAATTTTGGGACAAATCTACAGCACCGGTGACTTCAACAAAACATCTTTCACAGTCGGTAATACCACTTCCGGCTCTACAACATTACTTAAAAAGAGCTACCAGGAAATCAGAGGAACTGTTATTGACCTTGGATACCAGCATAGTTTCGGAGCCCTTGGATTACGGATTGGTTATCGATCAGAAGAGCTAAAAACAATTTATCCAGCTTACACTGATGTACCGGTTACTTTTAATTCAAATGGAAATTTGGGAATTGGAGTCGACGAAACAATTCTAAACTCCATATTTTATGGGAACACAGCTACCACAACTCTACAAAGTTTGTATATTACAGCTACCTATAAATTATAATTCTTTTCGGAATTAATTATTTCTGAATTAGAATGAGGTTGTAAAAAAACAAAATCATCGTATTTATAATTGATAAAATAAAATACGATGATTTTATTTTGATAAAATCAAACTTCCAGAAACATTTTCTTAAACACTTAAACAAAACAATAATAAAAAAATTCATAAGTATACTAGGAACGTGAAAACGTGTCCACTTTTTATGCAGTAGTCCACTCCGTTGGACGCTCAGCTCACCCGAACTCAATCATTTCTTTTGTTAAGAAATGATAATAGCGATAGCGTAAGGTGAGTGAATAAGTTAAATTTTGTTAAGAAAAATCATTGCATTTACAATTTAGCCAAATATAATCGCATTCCAAACTTATGGATGCGGTTTCTATTGAATAAAACCCCATAAAAAATTAAATTAGGATTTATTCTATGAACAATTTTATTTTTTTATTTTTTCGAATAACTCGAATTATTCCCTTGTTTCTATTAACCATTTACAGTTGCCAAAGTATAGAAGAGAAAGGACCAACCCAAGAAAGTAAAATTGATAATCTACTCATTCGAGGATTTACACAATTTCCCTTGTATACAGGAAGAGATTTTTTAGGTTATATAAATGCAGAAGGCCAAGAAAAAACTTTCGATAAAAAATTATGGAGAGGAAAAGTTAAAAAAGATCCAATTCAACAAAATATTATATTAAGTTATTCTCTCGAAGATTTAAAGGAATTAAAAGGTGGGTTTTCGGAAATACTCTCAGCAGAAGCGGGATATGAAACCATTCAATCTCTAAATTTAATTTTAGAAAATCCAGTACAATATATCCTAGAAGATCTCTCCATGGAGCCTAATTTCAAAAATCAAAAGGAATTATTTAATCGAAAATACATTGGAGCAGTTTTAAAAGTAGATAAAATAAATATTGAATTGAAAAACAAAAACGGTGTCACACTTAAAACAGAAGCTGACTTAAAAATTAATAATATAAAATTAGGTGTAAACTTTCAACACAGTTCCTCTGAAAACTCTGTTTTTTTTGCAGAGAATGCCTATGTAGGATACAAACTATTTGCCGCGCCTGAAAATCCAGAATCTCTAATAACAGAAGAAGATAAACGTTTAAAAGTTGTAGTTTTTCCTTTCGAAATAGAAGATTTTAAATCGAGAGATGAAAAGCTGAAATCTGCCTTAGCAGATGCTACAGCAAGATCCTTAAACATGATTGAAAATATTTTTGTTTTGGATAGAAATAGTTATCAAAAAATTTTAGAAGAACAACAACTTGCAAAATCCGAACATTATGATGAAAAAAAAGCAGCCCAAATTGGTAAAATTATGACTGCAAATACAATTCTAATTGGGAAATTTTCAAGAGAAGGTCTAAATGCTCGAATTACTTGCAATATGATCGATGTAGAAACTAACGCTCTTCGTTCCAATGGGTCAATCAAATTAGATATTAATATAAAAGGAAAAAACTCTCCTATGATTGCAGACGAATGGGAGGCAAAAATATTGGAGTCATTTGGCGTTAAACCAGCTCCAAAAGATCCCACGTCAACCTCTATTTTAGGAACTAATATTGGCGATGCTTACGACTTTTACTGGAAAGGAAAAGAAAAATTCATTTTAATGGATGAAGAAAGTTTAGAAGAAGCAATTCCTCTATTTAATAAAGCGATTGAATTAGATCCAAATTATGCAGAATCCTATGCAACGTTAGCCGAGACATACCAAAGATTATATGATTTTAAAAAATTTACAGGCGATAGAATTGGCGCTGAAAAAATGAAAATATTCGGATTTGAAGCAATTTCAAAAGCATTGGAAATTGCTCCCGAATCATCAAACGTAAATCGTGTTATTTCCTTTTATTATTTTTACCTTGATCCAGATTATGAAAAAAGTAAATTTCATGCGCAAAAAGCAGTAGAATTAGACCCGAAAGATGCTGAAGCAGCCATGAGATTATTCGTAATTAAAGCTCGTGAAAATAAAAAATACCTTTCACCGGATAATAAAGATTTGCTCTCAATCTATGATCTTAATCCAAATATAATTTCTACTAATTTTTATATGGCACAATCTTATAAATTGGCAGGAAACTATAATAAAGCAATTGAGTTTTACCAAAAAATTCTAGCAATTTCTCCAAAAAGTATTTCCATTTATGCAGATATAAGTAGTTCCTATACAGAACAAGAAAAATGGGAAGAAGCTCTTACTTGGCTAGACAAAGCAGACGAAATACAACCCAATAATTTCCAAGTTCAAATTCATTATGCGAATTATTTTATTCGTAAAAAGGAATTTAAAAAGGCATATGAGTATTTAAATCTAGCAAAAAAGTTACAACCCAAAAGTACAACTCCTTATGAGGCTATTGCAAATATATCTCTCCGACTTAAAAACTATGATGACGCAATTGTAAATCTACAAAAGTGTCTAGAACTTGAACCTAAAAAAGCCAGTTTTCTAAATCAGTTAGGCAATGTGTATAGAAAAAAAGGGGATACTCAAAATGCGATAAATCAATACACCAAGGCAATCAAACTTGAACCAAGGTTTGTATTGAGTTATGACAATCTTGCAAATACTTATTTTAGTTCGAAAAAATTTGATTTGGCAATTCAAAACTTTGAAAAATGTATCGAATTAGAACCATCTAACAGTCTTTATCCTCGTGCCATAGCAGAAGCTTATATCGAAATAGAAAATTATGATACTGCAATCAGTTATTATAACAAAGCACAAGAATTAGACCCTAACGAACATATGATCTATAATGAACTTGGCTCTACTCTGGTTCTAAAAAGAGAATATGAAGCCGGAAAGGAAAAATTTGAGAGAGCAATTGAATTAGGAAATGATGAAGTAAAATCATACGGCTACAAAGGATTAGCCGACCTAAAACGAAAACAAAGAAAATATGAAGAAGCAATGGACCTATATAAACAATCGATTAATATTTTCTCCGATAACCAAGAAGCAAAATTAGGATTGGCATATATTTACTCAAAAAAAGGAAATAACCAAAAAGCAATTGTAATACTAAAATCAATTTTAGAAAAAGATCCACAAAATGCAAAAGCCTATTTTGATTTAGGAAAATATTACAAATTAGAAAAACGAATGGAGGAGTCTCTAGAAAGTTACAAAAAAGCTTGCGAATATGGAGAAATAAATGCATGT
Coding sequences within it:
- a CDS encoding tetratricopeptide repeat protein, coding for MNNFIFLFFRITRIIPLFLLTIYSCQSIEEKGPTQESKIDNLLIRGFTQFPLYTGRDFLGYINAEGQEKTFDKKLWRGKVKKDPIQQNIILSYSLEDLKELKGGFSEILSAEAGYETIQSLNLILENPVQYILEDLSMEPNFKNQKELFNRKYIGAVLKVDKINIELKNKNGVTLKTEADLKINNIKLGVNFQHSSSENSVFFAENAYVGYKLFAAPENPESLITEEDKRLKVVVFPFEIEDFKSRDEKLKSALADATARSLNMIENIFVLDRNSYQKILEEQQLAKSEHYDEKKAAQIGKIMTANTILIGKFSREGLNARITCNMIDVETNALRSNGSIKLDINIKGKNSPMIADEWEAKILESFGVKPAPKDPTSTSILGTNIGDAYDFYWKGKEKFILMDEESLEEAIPLFNKAIELDPNYAESYATLAETYQRLYDFKKFTGDRIGAEKMKIFGFEAISKALEIAPESSNVNRVISFYYFYLDPDYEKSKFHAQKAVELDPKDAEAAMRLFVIKARENKKYLSPDNKDLLSIYDLNPNIISTNFYMAQSYKLAGNYNKAIEFYQKILAISPKSISIYADISSSYTEQEKWEEALTWLDKADEIQPNNFQVQIHYANYFIRKKEFKKAYEYLNLAKKLQPKSTTPYEAIANISLRLKNYDDAIVNLQKCLELEPKKASFLNQLGNVYRKKGDTQNAINQYTKAIKLEPRFVLSYDNLANTYFSSKKFDLAIQNFEKCIELEPSNSLYPRAIAEAYIEIENYDTAISYYNKAQELDPNEHMIYNELGSTLVLKREYEAGKEKFERAIELGNDEVKSYGYKGLADLKRKQRKYEEAMDLYKQSINIFSDNQEAKLGLAYIYSKKGNNQKAIVILKSILEKDPQNAKAYFDLGKYYKLEKRMEESLESYKKACEYGEINACIEHKGNKKKKKK
- a CDS encoding HAMP domain-containing protein, translating into MSYNFYFINVFLVDNIKDFDYYTTLIFRSVKLFKKLSEDNNSINSNKPKVIDKPKGITIQLKLMGIISILFIFTITIIIVLATQFFRQETESRIDDMNLQNVRVIGSKVKTDISAIIDKATQMIVILQSDSNPQKYINLFFKNDPDFLLLGLYRTENDKLIPSKLIINNEYLNEYQLNKEDLESIISLNKTVFARSFEGEPILYNASPGAKEPVFALSFPQTDADNKDIIVAIIKLEKIQSAFKKSGITEVFLSNGDGLVIAHDDPKVLFTSSNFSELQIVDQMLKSNVANGKKTYVGAENKKYIGAYQKIGFANSGVISIVEEEKAMESVYNIQRRNFYIMMIGMSLALIVVFILAKTISNPILLLLSATVEIAKGNFRVSIKPSTKDEVGLLTEYFVTMGEGLEEREKVKNILGNMIDPDVVKEAMKDMEALKRGSEKQITAFFSDVAGFSTISEQLSSVDLAALLNEYLSAMTLILKKYNGVLDKYIGDAIVGIFNAPVDVADHPLAAGIASIEMITKLNDLREYWVKNNLYSKEAQEMDVRIGLNVGLAKVGFMGTDALASYTMMGDTVNLAARLEAAGKDYGVNILISESMNKEVSHELFTRGLDMVRVKGKNEPVKLFELIGKKSEITSSLVESSEIYQHAFALYLNQDWDKAIQSFKDSEKAKGKKDKAVELLIERCSYYKTSSPGETWDGVFTRKHK